A window from Sinorhizobium fredii encodes these proteins:
- a CDS encoding phage adaptor protein, whose amino-acid sequence MTIFDYASLLVDAGDYSGRDDVAHFFPRFLALAELKLNRVMRVADMEKTVAVPLTEGEGSLPADFLEARQVLAASGRALRALPLQELSNHVTSDGAPIGYAIVGSAIQVRPKRGENIQLTYYGKIPPLTAGAPGSWLIERAPDVYLYALVEEIAIWERDAAKAGAAEALKRQAMAGLGLADERLRFGNAAIVIGGLTP is encoded by the coding sequence ATGACCATATTCGATTATGCGTCGCTCCTCGTCGACGCCGGCGACTACTCCGGCCGCGATGACGTCGCGCATTTTTTCCCGCGCTTCCTCGCGCTTGCCGAGCTCAAGCTCAACCGCGTGATGCGCGTTGCCGACATGGAGAAGACGGTGGCGGTGCCGCTGACGGAAGGCGAAGGCAGCCTGCCGGCGGATTTCCTGGAGGCGCGGCAGGTGCTTGCCGCTAGCGGCCGGGCGCTTCGGGCGCTGCCGCTGCAGGAACTCAGCAATCACGTGACCTCCGACGGCGCTCCGATCGGCTACGCGATCGTCGGCAGCGCCATCCAGGTGCGGCCGAAGCGCGGCGAGAACATCCAACTGACCTATTACGGGAAAATCCCGCCGCTGACGGCCGGTGCGCCAGGGAGCTGGCTGATCGAAAGGGCGCCGGACGTCTATCTCTACGCGCTCGTCGAGGAGATAGCCATCTGGGAGCGGGACGCAGCCAAGGCGGGTGCGGCTGAGGCGCTGAAGCGACAGGCGATGGCCGGGCTCGGGCTTGCCGACGAGCGGCTGCGCTTCGGTAATGCCGCAATCGTCATCGGAGGGCTGACGCCATGA
- a CDS encoding glycosyltransferase family 2 protein produces MPKSKVVVVFPVFNGARTLEMSLQCIADQTFRDFHGVILDNKSTDDTLRVAEQFCRTDRRFTVVRNEQHVSAPENFARAIQIGAAKGEYFCLRACDDYSSLDFLACLVEALDREPMKLLAACSTKLVGPNGHRIKSPDKSIFDFTPAYLSGRVPRNLTFPAEWIYGLYRASAKDLLMARWFELGNPWCLASYVISEFVVRDLVVYVPGPTYDFTEGSGSEQRYGAKSLRERLRQRLRYTFGCYKLTKKLPKAGFITRLKFFRMCWNDARRKTRYKIFWFF; encoded by the coding sequence ATGCCCAAATCGAAAGTCGTCGTCGTATTCCCCGTTTTCAACGGGGCTAGGACCTTGGAGATGAGTCTGCAATGCATTGCTGATCAGACATTTAGAGATTTTCACGGGGTTATTCTTGATAATAAATCAACAGACGACACACTTCGCGTGGCTGAGCAGTTCTGCAGAACCGATCGTCGCTTCACCGTGGTCAGAAACGAGCAGCATGTGAGCGCACCGGAAAACTTCGCTCGCGCAATCCAAATTGGCGCAGCGAAAGGCGAATATTTTTGTCTGCGTGCGTGCGATGACTACTCTTCTCTAGATTTCCTAGCATGTTTGGTCGAAGCACTTGATCGAGAGCCTATGAAATTGCTTGCGGCCTGCTCGACAAAACTAGTTGGACCGAACGGACATCGAATCAAATCTCCAGATAAATCTATCTTCGATTTCACCCCAGCATATTTGTCTGGGCGCGTACCAAGAAATCTAACGTTTCCGGCAGAATGGATTTACGGCCTCTACAGGGCCAGCGCGAAAGACTTACTAATGGCACGCTGGTTCGAATTGGGAAACCCGTGGTGTCTAGCATCCTATGTTATATCAGAGTTTGTCGTCCGCGATTTGGTGGTGTACGTTCCCGGACCAACATACGATTTCACCGAGGGATCGGGATCAGAGCAACGCTACGGAGCAAAGAGCCTCCGCGAACGACTCAGGCAGCGGTTGAGATACACTTTCGGATGCTACAAGTTAACTAAGAAGCTTCCGAAAGCTGGCTTCATCACAAGATTAAAGTTCTTTCGGATGTGCTGGAACGACGCAAGGAGAAAAACGCGTTACAAGATTTTCTGGTTTTTTTAA
- a CDS encoding TylF/MycF/NovP-related O-methyltransferase, whose protein sequence is MGIRELKRRIRFLVNGEESLPGYQADGFRVTNKNIEFMNEPKFASAWRFSEAGNREAWAKRKRVPDVRWRAHTCCFAAQRAMKIDGDFVEFGVNAGLLSMTVCEYLNFGALDRKFWLFDTFAGIPEGEMTAQEAVLAKRRNAGIYFDVYDIAKRNFAKFQNAVLVKGFLPQTLDGIPISKIAYLSIDLNVARYEKECIDRVWDKVVPGASIVLDDYAFVGCEEQNAMWNEFAAVHGQSILTLPTGQGLMIKQ, encoded by the coding sequence ATGGGTATTCGCGAGTTAAAAAGGCGCATCCGCTTTCTTGTGAATGGAGAGGAGTCCCTTCCGGGCTACCAGGCAGACGGATTTCGCGTGACGAACAAGAATATAGAGTTCATGAACGAGCCAAAATTTGCTTCGGCCTGGAGGTTTTCAGAAGCGGGCAACAGGGAAGCTTGGGCGAAGCGCAAGCGAGTGCCGGACGTCCGATGGCGAGCTCACACTTGCTGCTTCGCCGCACAGCGCGCGATGAAGATCGACGGCGATTTCGTGGAGTTCGGGGTGAATGCCGGCCTGCTTTCGATGACTGTGTGCGAGTATCTCAATTTCGGCGCTCTTGATCGAAAGTTCTGGCTTTTCGACACCTTCGCTGGAATTCCAGAAGGAGAGATGACTGCTCAGGAAGCAGTCCTGGCCAAGCGGCGCAACGCGGGCATCTATTTCGATGTCTACGATATAGCCAAGCGCAATTTCGCGAAGTTTCAGAACGCGGTGCTCGTGAAGGGTTTTCTGCCGCAGACGCTTGATGGAATTCCGATCAGCAAAATCGCCTATCTCTCGATCGATCTTAATGTCGCACGATACGAGAAGGAATGCATCGATCGGGTTTGGGATAAGGTCGTCCCAGGAGCCAGCATTGTGCTTGACGATTATGCCTTTGTCGGGTGCGAAGAGCAGAACGCTATGTGGAACGAGTTTGCCGCTGTCCACGGTCAATCAATCTTGACCCTTCCCACCGGACAAGGACTGATGATTAAGCAATAG
- a CDS encoding calcium-binding protein — protein MANISVASNYSLNMSDFDFSTIYYGTSYVQTGTLFRVYYSNGVIEDFRGTGLTYNAYGEPITGTITSYAAWYSGQQLFNVQGSVAATKIVAAAQTVGTSDDLGVIIEVLKGNDTISGGNLADVLYAFDGNDVVNGNGGNDFLYGYAGNDTIIGGTGSDRIDGGAGSDTASYATASVGITASLIAPASNTNDAKGDTYYFIENLLGSRFNDLLVGNSGINILTGGDGNDALIGGAGGDKLYGGNGSDTASYANAAAGIIANLGMTSSNTGDAKGDSYSSIEHLIGSKYADELYGTAGANSISGGAGNDIIGAGWGNDLVYGGAGADRLVGGTGADRFVFKALSESAGSTFDSIFDFMTSEQDRLDLSSIDASTLAAGNQAFAFIGTATFTGTAGQVRYVKQASDTYIYGDVNGDKIADLKIHLDDAVTLTKDYFIL, from the coding sequence ATGGCAAACATTTCAGTGGCGTCGAATTACTCGCTCAACATGAGCGATTTCGATTTCAGCACGATCTATTACGGGACGTCCTACGTCCAGACAGGAACGCTCTTTCGGGTATATTATTCGAACGGTGTCATTGAAGATTTCCGCGGCACTGGCCTCACTTACAACGCCTATGGTGAGCCAATAACCGGCACGATCACAAGCTATGCGGCCTGGTACAGCGGGCAGCAGCTCTTCAACGTGCAGGGGTCGGTCGCTGCTACCAAGATTGTCGCAGCCGCGCAGACCGTCGGTACCAGTGATGATCTTGGTGTCATTATCGAAGTTTTGAAAGGCAATGACACCATTTCGGGTGGCAATCTTGCCGATGTCCTTTACGCCTTCGACGGGAATGATGTCGTTAACGGCAATGGCGGCAACGACTTCCTTTATGGCTATGCTGGCAACGACACCATCATTGGCGGAACAGGCAGTGACAGGATCGATGGTGGGGCCGGCAGTGACACCGCCTCCTATGCCACCGCTTCGGTCGGGATTACGGCGAGCCTGATTGCACCTGCGAGCAACACGAACGATGCCAAGGGTGACACCTACTATTTTATCGAGAACCTCCTTGGCTCGCGCTTCAACGACCTGCTTGTCGGCAACTCAGGGATCAACATCCTCACTGGTGGAGACGGCAACGACGCCCTGATCGGCGGCGCCGGCGGCGACAAGCTCTATGGGGGTAATGGATCCGACACCGCCTCTTATGCCAACGCAGCGGCCGGGATCATCGCTAACCTCGGCATGACGAGCTCCAACACCGGAGACGCGAAAGGGGATAGCTATTCGTCAATCGAGCACCTGATCGGCTCCAAGTACGCCGACGAACTCTATGGCACGGCCGGCGCCAACAGCATCTCCGGCGGCGCCGGCAACGACATCATCGGCGCAGGCTGGGGCAATGACCTGGTCTATGGGGGAGCCGGGGCCGATCGGCTGGTCGGCGGCACGGGCGCTGACAGGTTCGTGTTCAAGGCACTTTCGGAGTCTGCAGGATCGACGTTCGATTCGATCTTCGACTTCATGACCAGCGAGCAGGACAGGCTTGACCTTTCCTCGATCGATGCGAGCACCCTGGCCGCCGGCAATCAGGCATTCGCGTTTATCGGCACTGCCACTTTCACGGGCACGGCCGGGCAGGTTCGATACGTGAAGCAAGCCTCCGACACCTACATCTACGGGGACGTGAACGGCGACAAAATTGCTGACCTCAAGATCCACCTGGATGACGCCGTGACGCTGACGAAGGACTATTTCATCCTCTGA
- a CDS encoding glycoside hydrolase family 108 protein: MARETLPVALELMFGDEGGYSNRSSDRGNWLHGALVGTKYGVTGATLAAHRGVKSVTADQVRAMSREEAVDIYRRSFWPQCGGDLLPPGLDYAVFNSGGMSGPSRAVKILQSVLGVREDGHVGEQTLGAVRKYPGGVSTLVHAYCDAYMRFLRSLTNAKTGFPVNGRGWTIRITGKDPKGEWADQLGVVGNAASLAADAGGQTVEKPQTPPEAAAKADSRDTGLREILKKPEAWGPIGSILTAGGAIIAGNGPVQWALAAIMVASAGLGLWYFVRRVREAG; encoded by the coding sequence ATGGCTCGGGAAACTCTTCCCGTCGCCCTCGAACTCATGTTCGGGGATGAGGGCGGCTATTCGAATCGCAGCTCGGATCGCGGCAACTGGCTGCATGGTGCGCTCGTCGGCACGAAATACGGCGTCACGGGCGCCACGCTTGCGGCGCACCGTGGCGTGAAATCGGTCACTGCGGACCAGGTCAGGGCAATGAGCCGCGAAGAGGCTGTCGACATTTACCGGCGATCGTTCTGGCCGCAGTGCGGCGGCGATCTCCTTCCGCCGGGGCTTGACTATGCCGTGTTCAATAGCGGTGGGATGTCCGGTCCTTCGAGAGCCGTGAAGATCCTGCAGAGCGTCCTCGGCGTGCGCGAGGACGGGCATGTAGGCGAGCAGACGCTCGGGGCTGTGCGCAAGTATCCAGGCGGCGTAAGCACGTTGGTCCATGCCTATTGCGACGCCTACATGCGTTTCCTGCGATCGCTCACGAATGCCAAGACTGGCTTTCCGGTCAACGGTCGCGGCTGGACCATTCGCATCACCGGCAAGGACCCGAAGGGTGAATGGGCTGATCAGCTGGGTGTGGTTGGAAATGCCGCGAGCCTGGCGGCTGACGCCGGCGGCCAGACCGTGGAGAAGCCGCAAACGCCGCCGGAGGCTGCCGCCAAGGCCGATAGCCGCGATACGGGCCTCCGCGAGATCCTGAAGAAGCCTGAGGCATGGGGGCCGATCGGCAGCATTCTCACTGCCGGAGGTGCGATCATCGCTGGCAACGGTCCAGTGCAGTGGGCGCTAGCCGCGATCATGGTTGCCAGTGCCGGCCTCGGGCTCTGGTATTTCGTGCGGCGTGTGCGGGAGGCGGGGTAA
- a CDS encoding membrane protein, whose translation MRSALSAIFAALMLGACSSTQTVGYGPNLEPIPGSITYGGQPRTKLTKAPVGSTVPHRFFDDFGRRVSETYIIEPDRSLRLTSRRIDYDIFD comes from the coding sequence ATGCGGAGTGCCCTTTCCGCGATTTTCGCAGCTTTGATGCTCGGCGCTTGCAGTTCGACACAGACCGTCGGCTATGGGCCCAATCTGGAGCCGATCCCCGGCAGCATCACCTATGGCGGCCAGCCGCGCACAAAGCTCACCAAGGCGCCGGTCGGCAGCACCGTGCCGCACCGCTTCTTCGACGATTTTGGGCGCCGCGTCTCGGAAACCTATATAATTGAACCGGATCGCTCGCTGCGGCTGACGAGCCGGCGCATCGACTACGATATCTTCGACTGA
- a CDS encoding GNAT family N-acetyltransferase, translating to MNIIWGGAGDPATNQGIAAFVADRIDGCERGFADFTALGVTEEGRLLAGVVFHNYSPEAGVIELSAAATSKRWLTRPVLKAMFGYPFDEIGCQMAVLRVSEENRGMVSIARRFGFTSYRIPRLRGREEAEIIFTLTDNDWRAHPVNRR from the coding sequence TTGAACATCATTTGGGGCGGGGCGGGCGACCCTGCAACCAATCAGGGGATCGCCGCTTTTGTTGCCGACCGGATCGACGGCTGCGAGAGGGGCTTTGCCGACTTTACGGCGCTCGGCGTGACGGAGGAGGGCAGGCTCCTCGCCGGCGTCGTCTTTCACAACTATTCGCCCGAAGCGGGCGTCATCGAGCTTTCGGCCGCGGCCACCAGCAAACGCTGGCTGACGCGGCCGGTGCTGAAGGCCATGTTCGGCTATCCATTCGACGAGATCGGCTGCCAGATGGCGGTGCTGCGCGTCTCGGAAGAGAACCGCGGCATGGTCTCGATCGCCCGCCGCTTCGGGTTCACGAGCTACCGCATCCCCCGCCTTCGCGGGCGGGAAGAGGCGGAAATCATCTTCACTCTGACAGACAACGACTGGCGGGCACATCCCGTCAATCGAAGGTAG
- a CDS encoding SLC13 family permease, translating to MTVEQSLSFLVIGTMMVFFIWDRFRYDVVACSALMLAVAVGIVPYDHAFDGFSDDIVIIVGSALIVSAGVARSGIVDAAIQRFLPDLNSVRAQLALLVVTVTVLSSFIKNIGALAIMMPVAFQFARRSNVQPSVFLMPMAFGALIGGLMTQVGTSPNVVVSRMRQELTGESFSMFDFTPVGASLALVGAIFLLFAYRLVPERKSQQVSVQHAIEITDYTSEAMAAPGSPAIGKSLSNLVKLGDGGAVVIAIFRRGTHLAPLPDVVIEADDILLLEGGPAALDRIVSQAKLKISGDRSPTSTETARAEIEAIEAVIASGSPLVGMSAERLALFHNHNINLLAVSRQGERLKQRLGSIRLRAGDIVVLQGRRAELPAFLQDFSCLPLAQRDILLGTTRRAPVPLIVLATAMGATAVGILPVQVAFFAAALAMVVFRVIPLREVYRAVDGPILVMLAALIPVSDTLRTTGGSDLIAGWLSGIAVNLPPAGALMLILVAAMAVTPFLNNAATVLVMAPIAASFASALDYRPDAFLMAVAIGAGSDFLTPIGHQCNTLVMGPGGYRFGDYPRLGLPLSIVIILVAVPMLMWVWPLR from the coding sequence ATGACTGTCGAGCAGTCTCTTTCGTTTCTCGTCATTGGCACGATGATGGTCTTCTTCATCTGGGACCGCTTCCGCTATGACGTCGTAGCCTGTTCGGCGCTGATGCTCGCGGTCGCCGTCGGCATCGTACCCTACGACCACGCCTTCGACGGCTTCAGCGACGATATCGTGATCATCGTCGGCAGCGCGCTGATCGTCAGCGCCGGCGTCGCGCGATCCGGCATCGTCGATGCGGCGATCCAGCGCTTCCTTCCGGACCTCAATTCGGTGAGGGCACAGCTCGCGCTGCTGGTGGTAACCGTTACGGTCCTTTCGTCCTTCATCAAGAACATCGGCGCGCTTGCCATCATGATGCCGGTCGCCTTCCAATTCGCCCGGCGCTCGAACGTGCAGCCTTCGGTCTTCCTGATGCCCATGGCCTTCGGCGCGCTGATCGGCGGGCTCATGACGCAGGTGGGCACCTCACCGAACGTTGTCGTATCGCGCATGCGGCAGGAACTGACCGGCGAAAGCTTCAGCATGTTCGATTTCACGCCTGTCGGCGCCTCGCTGGCGTTGGTCGGGGCGATTTTTCTGCTCTTTGCCTATCGGCTCGTTCCGGAGCGAAAAAGCCAGCAGGTCTCGGTGCAGCACGCGATCGAAATCACCGATTATACGTCCGAGGCTATGGCGGCCCCCGGTTCCCCGGCGATCGGAAAGTCGCTCAGCAACCTCGTGAAGCTCGGCGACGGCGGCGCCGTCGTCATCGCCATCTTCCGTCGCGGCACCCACCTGGCGCCGCTCCCCGACGTGGTCATCGAGGCCGATGACATTCTGCTGCTTGAAGGCGGCCCTGCTGCGCTGGACCGCATCGTTTCCCAGGCGAAACTGAAAATCTCCGGCGATCGATCGCCAACGTCCACCGAGACGGCGAGGGCGGAGATTGAGGCGATCGAAGCGGTGATTGCCAGCGGCTCGCCGCTGGTCGGAATGTCTGCGGAGCGGCTCGCCCTGTTTCACAATCACAATATCAACCTGCTTGCCGTGAGCCGCCAAGGCGAACGGCTGAAGCAGCGCCTCGGTAGCATAAGGCTGCGGGCCGGCGACATCGTCGTCTTGCAGGGCCGGCGTGCGGAACTGCCGGCGTTCCTTCAGGATTTCAGTTGCTTGCCGCTCGCCCAGCGGGACATCCTGCTCGGGACCACCCGACGTGCCCCCGTGCCGCTGATCGTGTTGGCGACGGCCATGGGCGCGACGGCGGTCGGCATTCTGCCGGTGCAGGTTGCTTTCTTTGCCGCAGCGCTTGCCATGGTGGTCTTTCGCGTCATTCCGCTGCGGGAGGTTTATCGGGCCGTCGACGGGCCGATCCTCGTCATGCTAGCGGCGCTGATCCCGGTCAGCGACACGTTGCGCACGACCGGCGGCTCAGACCTGATAGCGGGCTGGTTGAGCGGCATAGCGGTCAACCTGCCTCCGGCCGGCGCGCTCATGCTCATCCTCGTGGCGGCCATGGCTGTGACTCCGTTTCTCAACAATGCCGCCACGGTGCTCGTCATGGCGCCGATCGCCGCGAGCTTCGCATCGGCGCTGGACTACAGGCCTGATGCCTTCCTGATGGCGGTGGCGATCGGCGCCGGTTCCGACTTCCTGACGCCGATCGGCCACCAGTGCAACACGCTGGTGATGGGGCCAGGCGGCTATCGCTTCGGCGACTATCCGCGGCTCGGCCTGCCGCTCTCCATCGTCATCATCCTCGTCGCCGTGCCGATGCTGA
- a CDS encoding tail fiber domain-containing protein has product MGKSKAPTPPDPKATAAAQTATNIGTAVANGYMGNVNQVTPDGSLSYSYTTQKWTDPLSGNVYDLPVATATQKLSEMQQKIKDQNDVASLNLATLATSQSSRLNDLLGKPMDISKAPVAGDPSKLRLPQYQQFAAGPRLQTSIGNAGDIMRSYETDFDTSTYENALMARLNPQLERDRAALETRLANQGLQPGSEAYNRAIDEANRTSNDARIAAVLNAGQEQTRLANVANQKASFENAAQAQAYGQALQNADFGNNANQQMYQNGQSATAANNALQDQSFNAQQAQINAQNTARSNYLNEQYASRNQPINEIAALLSGAQVTSPNFVQTQGQSIQPVDYAGLVQQNYQNQMAAYNARQQAGGNLLDSLLGFLPKSDRRAKKNIEKVGRLKGHNLYEFQYKGEPTSGPKHIGVMAQEVEKTRPEAVLRGADGMRRVDYGQLFAAGRGRK; this is encoded by the coding sequence ATCGGAAAGTCAAAAGCTCCCACGCCCCCCGATCCGAAGGCGACGGCGGCGGCACAGACCGCCACCAATATCGGCACTGCCGTTGCCAACGGATATATGGGCAATGTCAACCAGGTGACGCCGGACGGCAGCCTCAGCTACAGCTACACGACGCAGAAATGGACCGATCCACTGAGCGGCAACGTCTATGATCTGCCCGTGGCGACGGCGACGCAGAAGCTTTCGGAGATGCAGCAGAAGATCAAGGATCAGAACGATGTGGCGAGCCTCAACTTAGCGACGCTCGCCACATCGCAATCGAGCCGGCTGAACGATCTGCTCGGCAAGCCGATGGACATATCGAAAGCTCCGGTCGCCGGTGACCCTTCGAAGCTGAGGTTGCCGCAATACCAGCAGTTTGCTGCTGGGCCCAGGCTTCAGACCTCCATCGGCAATGCCGGCGACATCATGCGAAGCTACGAGACGGATTTCGATACTTCGACATACGAGAACGCGCTGATGGCCCGGCTCAATCCGCAGCTCGAGCGCGACCGCGCGGCGCTGGAGACGCGGCTTGCCAATCAGGGCCTGCAGCCGGGGTCTGAGGCCTATAACCGGGCGATCGACGAGGCGAACCGGACGTCGAACGACGCCCGCATCGCCGCCGTGCTCAATGCCGGCCAGGAGCAGACGCGGCTTGCCAACGTCGCGAACCAGAAGGCGAGCTTCGAGAATGCGGCGCAGGCGCAGGCCTACGGACAGGCATTGCAGAACGCCGATTTCGGCAACAACGCAAACCAGCAGATGTACCAGAACGGCCAATCGGCGACGGCGGCCAACAATGCGCTCCAGGACCAGAGCTTCAACGCTCAGCAGGCGCAGATCAATGCCCAGAACACCGCCCGCTCGAACTATCTCAACGAGCAATATGCGAGCCGCAACCAGCCGATCAACGAGATCGCGGCGCTGCTTTCAGGCGCACAGGTGACGAGCCCGAATTTCGTGCAGACGCAGGGGCAGTCGATCCAGCCGGTCGATTATGCCGGGTTGGTGCAGCAGAACTACCAGAACCAGATGGCGGCCTATAACGCCCGGCAGCAGGCGGGCGGCAATTTGCTCGACTCCCTGCTGGGCTTTCTTCCGAAGTCCGACCGCCGCGCCAAGAAGAACATCGAGAAGGTCGGCAGGCTCAAGGGCCACAACCTCTATGAGTTCCAATACAAGGGCGAACCCACCTCCGGGCCGAAGCATATCGGCGTGATGGCGCAGGAGGTGGAAAAGACCCGGCCAGAGGCGGTGCTGCGCGGGGCTGACGGTATGCGCCGGGTGGATTATGGCCAGCTTTTCGCGGCGGGGAGGGGGCGGAAGTAA
- a CDS encoding DUF1515 family protein produces MVDATVHQQLGTLIAEVKNLREDFRRAEDRSDAGRNSMDRRMDELVERVGTLETSMTLVKDDIVEIKPVTEDVRKWKLIGMGALGVIGIGGAALGVTFADAARRAIMLIRAA; encoded by the coding sequence ATGGTTGACGCCACGGTCCACCAACAGCTTGGGACATTGATTGCCGAGGTGAAAAACCTGCGGGAGGATTTCCGCCGTGCGGAGGACAGGTCCGACGCCGGGCGAAACTCCATGGATCGGCGCATGGACGAACTCGTCGAACGGGTTGGAACGCTCGAGACGTCGATGACGCTCGTCAAGGACGACATCGTCGAGATTAAGCCGGTGACCGAGGACGTCCGCAAATGGAAGCTGATAGGCATGGGGGCGCTTGGCGTCATCGGCATCGGTGGCGCGGCACTCGGCGTCACCTTCGCGGATGCGGCCCGGCGGGCGATCATGCTGATCAGGGCAGCGTAG